Proteins found in one Candidatus Syntrophosphaera sp. genomic segment:
- a CDS encoding asparagine synthetase B — MIRTKYLLLLLAVLLSALLSGEMLIPMDATQSNHLKAYGVAFQALKEQYVVKWLLNYRGGSFLMPESGSLAALCNIRGVRFELVSSGQVAAILEEIQSSNMEAVVLEKEPKIAIYIPPNALPWDDAVTLALEYAEIDYDRFWDDEVLEGKLADYDWLHLHHEDFTGQFGKFYGAYRHTPWYQNDVRVNEAMAAKHGYAKVWQLKHAVAQKIREFVENGGFMFAMCAATDTYDIAMAAYGVDIVDGLIDGDGIDPQYKSKLDFSRCFAFEGFTLKTNPFEYEFSDIDASDYSRLRGPEADYFQLFDFSAKYDPVPTMLTQCHVNVINGFLGQTTSFFKDKVKKSVIILAEVPGQNEVKYLHGNIGKGTFTFYGGHDPEDYQHKVGDPETILDLHKNSPGYRLILNNILFPAAEKKQLKT; from the coding sequence ATGATCCGGACCAAGTATCTGCTCCTGCTGCTCGCGGTCCTGCTGAGCGCCCTGCTGAGCGGCGAAATGCTGATCCCGATGGACGCCACGCAGAGCAACCATCTGAAGGCGTACGGGGTGGCCTTTCAAGCGCTGAAGGAGCAATACGTGGTGAAATGGCTGCTCAACTACCGGGGCGGGAGCTTCCTGATGCCGGAATCCGGCAGCCTGGCAGCCCTCTGCAACATCCGCGGAGTGCGCTTCGAGCTGGTTTCCTCAGGCCAGGTGGCCGCGATCCTGGAAGAGATCCAAAGCTCGAACATGGAGGCGGTGGTCCTGGAAAAAGAGCCCAAGATCGCCATCTACATACCCCCCAATGCTTTGCCTTGGGACGACGCCGTGACCCTGGCCCTGGAATATGCTGAGATCGACTATGACCGCTTTTGGGACGACGAGGTCCTGGAGGGCAAGCTGGCCGATTATGACTGGCTGCATCTGCATCACGAGGATTTCACCGGCCAGTTTGGCAAGTTTTACGGCGCCTACCGTCACACACCCTGGTATCAAAACGACGTGCGCGTGAACGAAGCGATGGCCGCCAAGCACGGCTACGCCAAGGTTTGGCAGCTTAAGCACGCCGTGGCCCAAAAGATCCGGGAGTTTGTGGAAAACGGCGGCTTCATGTTTGCCATGTGCGCTGCCACAGACACTTACGACATCGCGATGGCGGCTTACGGGGTGGACATCGTGGACGGCCTGATCGACGGCGACGGGATCGACCCGCAATACAAGAGCAAGCTGGATTTCAGCCGCTGCTTCGCCTTTGAGGGTTTCACGCTCAAGACCAATCCTTTTGAATATGAGTTTTCCGATATCGACGCCAGCGACTATTCGCGGCTGCGGGGCCCTGAAGCCGATTATTTCCAGCTTTTTGACTTCTCCGCCAAATACGATCCCGTGCCCACGATGCTCACCCAATGCCACGTCAACGTCATCAACGGCTTTCTGGGCCAGACGACCTCCTTTTTCAAGGACAAGGTGAAAAAGAGCGTGATCATCCTCGCCGAAGTGCCGGGCCAGAACGAGGTCAAATATCTGCACGGCAACATCGGCAAAGGCACTTTCACCTTCTACGGCGGGCACGATCCTGAGGATTACCAGCACAAGGTGGGCGATCCGGAAACCATCCTGGACCTGCATAAAAACTCCCCCGGATACAGGCTGATCCTGAACAACATCCTCTTTCCCGCCGCCGAGAAGAAACAGCTCAAAACCTGA
- a CDS encoding MCE family protein, which translates to MKRFYSNMYKTQVKVGIFTVVVLAVLVLGYLWLSSRISTTAQRELKISFEDVTGLEIGDKVNFRGMEIGRVKKIQSRAEDILLTASIDSAIRLKEGARFYISDSSLMGGRVLNIAQGQGEGMIDLDLVQSGESPAGLMSIVSKAATTIDDINAVLRDLRKDGGLIDKSSVLLDNADSAARSVDALALDVKSEIRATLDRVEELTGQLNQIVAANRDKVNSVLDSAPEAMLKASATLDSLRSVSNRLGTALETLNSGTGTASRLMNEDELYVRLLDSVAELDTLVKEIRANPKKYLKISVF; encoded by the coding sequence GTGAAAAGATTTTACAGCAATATGTACAAGACCCAGGTCAAGGTGGGCATCTTCACGGTTGTGGTGCTTGCAGTCCTGGTGCTGGGCTATCTTTGGCTGAGCAGCAGGATCTCCACCACCGCGCAGAGAGAACTGAAGATCAGCTTTGAGGACGTGACGGGTCTGGAGATCGGCGACAAGGTGAATTTCCGGGGCATGGAGATCGGCCGGGTCAAAAAGATACAATCCCGGGCCGAGGACATCCTTCTGACCGCCAGCATCGACAGCGCCATCCGGCTCAAGGAAGGCGCGCGCTTCTATATCAGCGACAGCAGCCTGATGGGCGGCCGGGTGTTGAACATAGCACAGGGGCAGGGTGAGGGAATGATCGACCTGGACCTGGTCCAAAGCGGCGAATCCCCCGCAGGGTTGATGAGCATCGTGAGCAAGGCCGCCACCACCATCGACGACATCAACGCCGTGCTCAGGGACCTGCGCAAGGATGGCGGCTTGATCGACAAATCCTCGGTCTTGCTGGACAACGCCGACAGTGCCGCGCGTTCGGTCGACGCGCTGGCCTTGGACGTGAAAAGCGAGATCAGGGCAACCTTGGACCGGGTCGAAGAGCTGACGGGGCAACTAAATCAGATAGTGGCCGCCAATAGGGACAAGGTCAATTCAGTCCTGGATTCTGCGCCGGAGGCCATGCTGAAGGCCTCCGCCACCCTGGACAGCCTGCGCAGCGTATCAAACCGGCTGGGAACGGCCCTGGAAACCCTCAACAGCGGAACCGGCACGGCTTCCCGGCTGATGAACGAAGACGAACTCTACGTCAGGCTCCTGGATTCTGTGGCTGAGCTGGACACGCTGGTCAAAGAGATCAGGGCGAATCCCAAGAAGTATCTCAAGATCAGTGTCTTTTAA
- a CDS encoding BamA/TamA family outer membrane protein, with product MKIRFLLIILLLALTGYAQAYNFGQNKVNARPSEWSMLQTMHFDIHFPRGEDEFGKLAALMAEETYYALRDDLTFPAQSRIPIIFYGNKTEFQNTNIIYPLLSEGVGGFTESLRNRVVIPFDGSYANLEKLLVHELTHAYINALDKNPSGSLYTLRPVSFPFWFSEGLPEFLSLGGEDDYNNMFILDMVVNDKLPKLENLGGYYAYRLGESFLTYIANTYGREKVSEYFFALRSLKILDNATKKVFGMEFEDLESRWRYQLKRDYFPLINSHAIPGENMEQRTDSEKDGSYFNFVPRFSPNGDRYVYYSSAGARYSIWMAGFHGLSQPKRILMGEATGRVEEFYYFRSNLSWFPDNRRIAFAAKTANGDRIHILDVDREKIVQTLDLKDFDAIYELDVAPDGKSIVFAGQKSMQCDLYLYGLESGVLTQLTDDLYNEAQPRFAPDGTSIVFSSERSQNRDSERKGFFAHLHSDIFSLELASGLMRQHTFEHQDCGFPMLDSAGNLLYYITSEEGVSNLYALDQSGGGKTKVTNFLSGVYSADLSPDGRNFLLSNYFDQAWNIYFTPGPRDSLIFAEYPEAIVHESEGDLMDNVDLSQLHYFGKRERQIPRRINPATQYDLRRPLFGDAPSFEFTREDSLHLTRDFSFDERPTTIETIPTVKPYKTKFALDSLWGGLAYSSYVGTIGYVELSLSDMMGNHGIGINAGVAGKLEDSNLLLTYLYLKQRMDYGVGLFNLNQEFYFRRYQPGLDDYYRYRERQTGLYLLTRYPFSRFLRLELDHMLYQRGQYLSEWNWATPSIGSWGPEKKEQDIVYTPGLTLVHDNSLYGSTGPLLGWRALYNLSTTLADGNVEYVTNYLDWRSYTLFSKRYAVALRTIAGISLGDDPQRFNLYGYNGVRAYEGDLSGEKKAVASAELRFPFFEYISMAFPVPLTIPNIRGSLFTDIGTVFDDFDRFRGVRNGKLEDLYMSYGFGPRLNLGYVILRFDIAWLTDLASSSKPTYYLSLSEDF from the coding sequence ATGAAGATCAGGTTTCTCCTCATCATCCTGCTGCTGGCCCTGACGGGTTACGCCCAAGCCTACAATTTCGGCCAAAACAAGGTCAACGCCAGGCCCAGCGAATGGTCCATGCTCCAGACCATGCATTTCGACATCCATTTCCCCCGGGGCGAGGACGAGTTTGGCAAGCTGGCGGCCCTGATGGCGGAGGAGACGTACTACGCCCTGCGCGACGACCTGACCTTTCCGGCCCAGTCACGGATCCCGATCATATTCTACGGCAACAAGACCGAATTTCAGAATACAAACATCATCTATCCGCTCCTCTCGGAAGGGGTCGGCGGCTTCACTGAAAGCCTGCGCAACCGGGTCGTGATCCCCTTTGACGGCAGCTATGCCAATCTGGAAAAACTGCTGGTCCACGAATTGACCCACGCCTATATCAACGCCCTGGACAAAAATCCCTCCGGGTCTTTGTACACATTGCGCCCTGTTTCCTTTCCCTTCTGGTTTTCCGAGGGCCTGCCGGAATTCCTTTCCCTGGGCGGCGAGGACGACTACAATAACATGTTCATCCTGGACATGGTGGTCAACGACAAGCTACCCAAGCTGGAAAACCTTGGAGGATACTACGCCTATCGCCTCGGAGAAAGCTTCCTGACCTACATCGCCAACACCTACGGGCGCGAAAAGGTCTCCGAATACTTCTTTGCCCTGCGGTCGCTGAAGATACTGGACAACGCAACCAAAAAGGTCTTTGGCATGGAATTTGAGGATCTGGAATCTCGCTGGCGCTACCAACTGAAACGGGACTACTTTCCCCTCATCAACAGCCACGCGATCCCCGGCGAGAACATGGAACAGAGGACCGACAGCGAAAAGGACGGCTCCTACTTCAACTTCGTGCCGCGCTTTTCCCCCAATGGCGACCGCTACGTCTATTACAGCAGCGCGGGCGCCCGCTACAGCATCTGGATGGCCGGATTCCACGGACTTTCCCAGCCAAAACGCATACTCATGGGCGAAGCGACCGGACGGGTCGAGGAATTCTACTATTTCCGCTCCAATCTGAGCTGGTTTCCCGATAACCGCAGAATCGCCTTTGCCGCCAAAACTGCCAACGGCGACCGCATCCACATCCTCGACGTTGATCGGGAGAAGATCGTGCAAACGCTCGATCTAAAGGATTTTGACGCCATCTATGAGCTCGATGTCGCTCCGGATGGCAAGAGCATCGTCTTCGCCGGACAAAAAAGCATGCAGTGCGATCTCTATCTCTACGGCCTGGAGAGTGGGGTTCTGACGCAACTCACGGATGACCTTTACAACGAGGCCCAGCCGCGTTTCGCTCCAGACGGCACAAGCATCGTCTTCTCCTCGGAACGCAGCCAGAACCGGGATAGCGAGCGCAAGGGGTTTTTCGCCCACCTCCATAGCGACATCTTCAGCCTGGAACTGGCCAGCGGCCTCATGCGCCAGCACACTTTCGAACACCAGGATTGCGGCTTTCCAATGCTCGACAGCGCCGGCAACCTGCTCTACTACATCACATCCGAGGAAGGCGTGAGCAATCTTTACGCCCTGGACCAAAGCGGCGGCGGCAAGACAAAGGTCACCAATTTCCTCTCCGGGGTCTATTCCGCGGACCTTTCTCCCGACGGCAGGAACTTCCTCCTCTCGAACTACTTTGACCAGGCCTGGAACATCTATTTCACCCCCGGGCCCAGGGACAGCCTGATTTTCGCCGAGTATCCCGAAGCCATTGTCCATGAGTCTGAGGGCGATCTGATGGACAACGTGGACCTGAGCCAACTGCATTATTTCGGCAAGCGGGAAAGACAAATCCCACGCCGGATCAATCCCGCCACTCAATACGACCTGCGGCGTCCGCTATTTGGGGACGCGCCCTCCTTTGAATTCACCCGGGAGGATTCTCTCCATTTGACCCGGGACTTCAGCTTTGACGAGCGTCCCACCACGATCGAGACCATCCCGACCGTCAAACCCTACAAGACCAAATTCGCTCTGGACAGCCTCTGGGGCGGCCTGGCCTATTCATCCTATGTGGGCACGATCGGCTATGTGGAACTGAGCCTGAGCGACATGATGGGCAACCACGGCATCGGCATCAACGCCGGAGTGGCCGGCAAACTGGAGGACTCCAACCTCCTGCTCACCTATTTGTATTTGAAGCAGAGGATGGACTATGGCGTGGGCTTGTTCAACCTCAACCAGGAATTCTACTTCCGCCGTTACCAACCGGGGCTCGATGACTACTATCGCTATCGGGAAAGGCAGACTGGGCTTTACTTACTGACCCGCTATCCCTTCAGCCGCTTTCTCCGCCTGGAGCTGGACCATATGCTCTATCAGCGGGGCCAGTACCTGTCAGAATGGAATTGGGCAACCCCAAGCATCGGCAGTTGGGGTCCGGAAAAAAAGGAACAGGACATAGTCTACACGCCCGGCCTAACCCTGGTGCATGACAATTCCCTGTATGGCTCAACCGGGCCGCTGCTGGGCTGGCGCGCCCTCTACAACCTGAGCACCACCCTGGCCGACGGAAATGTCGAGTATGTGACCAATTACCTGGATTGGCGCAGCTACACCCTGTTCAGCAAGCGCTATGCCGTCGCGCTGCGCACCATCGCGGGCATCAGCCTGGGTGACGATCCCCAGCGCTTCAACCTTTATGGATACAACGGGGTGCGGGCCTATGAGGGCGACCTGAGCGGCGAAAAGAAAGCCGTGGCCAGCGCTGAACTGCGTTTTCCCTTCTTTGAATACATCAGCATGGCCTTCCCCGTGCCTTTGACAATTCCCAACATCAGGGGCAGCCTGTTTACCGACATTGGGACGGTGTTTGACGATTTTGACCGCTTCCGGGGCGTCCGCAACGGCAAACTGGAAGACCTTTACATGAGCTATGGCTTCGGTCCCAGGCTGAATCTGGGCTACGTGATCCTGCGCTTCGACATTGCCTGGCTCACCGACCTGGCCTCCAGCTCCAAACCCACCTATTACCTCAGCTTGAGCGAAGATTTTTAG